The Flavobacteriales bacterium genome segment GAAGCGATAAATGGCCGATTTCCGCTTCCACGGATTCTTTTCTTTCAAATCAGATCTCTTCAGTTCAATTGTTTCCTGAAGTGTTTGCAAGTAACGGTCTTCATCTATTTCGGTCAGTGCCAGTTGAATACACTTGCTGCCGACCTGATGCTGTTTCAGTCCTTGAATGATTTTGATGCGCCCCCATTTTTTGATGTTGAACTTACCACGCACGAAGGCTCGTGCAAACCGTTCTTCATTCAGGAAATTCTCCTTCATCAAAGACAAGATGAACTCGTCTCGCCATTCCATCGGAACTTTCAGATCCCACATTTTCTGTGTCACATCTGCGTGGCTACGCTCCTGATACGCGCAGTATTTGCGCAGTTTTTCAAGAAGTGTAGAACGTTCCGTTTCCATGCTTCGAAGGTAGAGTTTAGTCGATGGTCCACAGTCCATTGACCATGGTCAATAGCATTCGGGTTATGGTCTCAAAGATGCGGTCAGAATAAAATGGATGAGAATTGTTTCGTGTTTTTCCGTGGTCTATCGTCTATCGACCATGGACTACACATAGCTTTGCCGCGCTCCAATGGAAAACAAACGTGCCCTTTCGCTTCTTTTTGCTTCGCATGTCATCAGCAGCTTTGCGCAAGGTATCACCATGATGGCCATTCCGTGGTATTTCGCCACCATCGTTCATGAATCCGTGGTGTTCGGGAAAGTGCTGGCCGTGGCCACCTTCATCAGCATTTTCTGGAGCCTTTTTGCTGGAACGTTGATCGACCGTTACCCACGCAAGAACATCTTTTGGATCGCATCCATTGTCGGTTTTGTGGTGCTTGGCGGTGCGGGAATGTACGGCCAGCAAATGCAGGAAATGCCTCTGTGGCTGGTCGGTTTCGTATTTGTTTTCACGTTTTTCGGGTTCAATATCCATTATCCGAATCTGTACGCGTTCTCGCAGCAATTGGCCGCGCGTGGCGATTATGGTCGTGTCAACTCAATGATCGAGGTTCTGGGCCAGAGCACCAATGTGCTTTCGGGCGCGCTCGGTGCCATTCTGCTTACCGGAACGGATGGCGGGAGCTTGGACATCCTCGGATTTCAAGTGGTGTTTCCGTTTGAAATAGCGCGATGGCGCATCTGGGAGATCTTCCTGTTGGATGCTTCAACCTATGCGATCGCTGCGTGCATCATTCCGTTCATCAAGTATGTGGATGCGAACCCGCTGCCCATCGATATGGAACGTGTCGTAGAACGTTTCAAGCGCGGTTGGCGCTTTCTGCTATTGAACAGGGAATTGCTGATTTTCGGACTGGCCACATACTCCATTTTTGTGGTGCTGTTGGTAGAAGTGCAGTACCTGCTGCCCATTTTCGTAGACAACCAACTGGAAGCGGGTGCTGATGTGTATGCCAGCAGCGAGGTGTATTTCGCGCTGGGCAGCTTGGCCGCTGGATTTCTTATTCAGAAACTGACACGGAATTTCGCGCCCGCCAAAACCATTCTGATGATGATGCTGGTGGCGGGAAGCTCATTTGTGCTGGTGGCTTTCAGCAAAAGCATTATTGGTTTTTATCTCTTCTCGGCTCTCATCGGCTTCACCAATGCGGGAACGCGGATTACGCGGGTCACATTCCTTTTCAATCACGTGCCGAATAACATCATCGGCCGCGCCAACAGCATTTTCTACGTGTACAATATCACCGGTCGCGGGTTGCTGCTGACCTTGTTTGCATTACCGTTTTTCTCAGCCTCCAACAACATCATTTGGGCGTACGTGATCAGCGGAAGTTTCATCCTTGTTTCGGTAATTCCTTTGATGATGATTTTGGGAAGGTTGGAAGCGATGCGAATTCGTACCGAGTGATTCGTATCGCCCCGATGGGGCTTGGTTAAATATGCTTGTTCCAAGCTACCATCATATCGTCCCGCTGGGATTTGCGCAGTTCCTGTAGGAACGGAATTTTGGTAGAATCGATGTAGACGCTCACGGTCTAAGCCCCATTGGGGCGATACTCAAAGCTCATTCAGCAGGTCTTTCGCAGAACGCGCTTTCAACTTTCCCTTTTTCACTCGGTTCAGGTTGTCAACCGCTTCTTTTATCTCTGCCAGAAGTAGTGCTTTTTCCTCCGTAAGCTGTTTTACTTTGACGTACGGGAGGCTTTTAAGCACTTCCAACAGGTGCAAAGCCTTTTGATCTTTGATGTCTAACAGGACTTTCATCTTAAACTCAAAAAATCGATCACTTCAACCAAAAGTTGTCGCTGAAGATCCAAGCAGGATGATCGGGCGGAAGCAAGGAAGTTTCGAATTTCAAGCCGTTCAGCCCTTTTTTCAGTTTTTCGCTTTCTGAAGCTACTTCCTCATTCGTTTTGGTGCTGAAAACAGCGGCTTTCCGAATGTCAGCCGAACCATCTGCATTCAATTTCAAGGAAACTTCTGCCCTGAATTTTGCTTCTTCCGGAATGGCGGTCTTATCGTTCAAGACGGATGCAACAGCGGTTTCAACCATTTTTCCATCCTCGGTTTTTGGGAAACCTATCGGGAAATATTCTTCCGAGGTGAATTCTTTCCGTAGTGGAGCGTTTGGAATGGAGTAGTAATTCTGAAAGAAATGGTTGGCACCGTTGCCCGTGTAAATGTGGAACATGGCGTTCATATCGAACACCATCAGCTTCGGGCCATCCATCGAAATATAGAGCTTGTCGTCTGTGATGTAAAACGGGTTCGAGGCCATTTTGTGAAGCAGGCTGTCGTTCCTCAGCCAGCCGCTTTCGGGCAATCGGTCACGCTGCACTACATCGTCAAGTTCATATTTCAGAAATCGGAAAAGTGATGCTGTGTCAAAATGCTTTCCATCACGGAAAAACGAAAGTTGGCAACCGTCCAGCGGCTTGCCATTTTTCTCGGTGATGAGATGCGCAAGCGTGCGGCCATCGTTGCTCACTGCCACCCAACCGTTCAGGAATTCATCCAAATGGTAGAGCGTATCCTTTCCCGTCTTGTCGGTTACGAAGGTGATTCCTTCGCGGTTGTCCTTTTCGTGCGAGAACGTGAGCGAAGTGAGTTTGAAGGTGCCGATCTCGTTGATGAGTTCGTACGAAACTTCCTTGTGCTGCGACCGACCCCAAAATGGGACGAGCATCAATATGGCCAGCAGCAGGTTTTTCATCCTCCAAACGCGTTGAATCCTGTAACATCCATGCCAGTAATGAGCAGATGGATGTCGTGCGTGCCTTCGTAGGTCACCACGCTTTCCAAGTTCATCATGTGGCGCATGATCGGGTACTCGCCCGTGATGCCCATTCCGCCCAGCATTTGGCGTGCTTCGCGAGCTGTTCGCAACGCAATTTCCACGTTATTCCGTTTGGCCATGGAGATCTGCTGTGGCGAAGCGCGATGCTCGTTTTTCAGAACGCCCAACCGCCAAACCAACAGTTGTGCTTTGGTGATCTCGGTGATCATCTCGGCCAATTTCTTCTGCTGCAATTGGAAACTTCCGATCGGTTTTCCGAACTGAATACGCTCTTTCGAATAGCGCAAGGCCGTATCGTAGCAATCGAGTGCGGCACCCAACGCACCCCATGCAATGCCGTAGCGCGCAGAATTCAGGCAGCTCAACGGACCTTTCAGTCCACGTATCTCTGGGAACACATTTTCCTTCGGAACCTTCACATTATCGAACACCAGTTCGCCTGTGGCTGAGGCGCGCAAGCTCCACTTTCCGTGGGTTGTTGGGGTTGAGAAACCTTCCATGCCGCGCTCTACGACCAGACCGCGAATGGTTCCTTCCTCATCTTTTGCCCAAACCACTGCGATGTCGGCAAATGGGGCGTTGCTGATCCACATTTTGGCTCCGTTCAGGATCACGTGGTCGCCCGCATCCTTGAAATTCGTCACCATTCCTGCCGGGTTCGAACCGTGGTCCGGTTCGGTCAATCCGAAACATCCGAGCAATTCTCCCGTGGCCAATCGCGGTAGCCATTTCTGCTTCTGGCTTTCGGTGGCGTAGCTCCAAATAGGGAACATCACCAACGAACTCTGTACGGAAGCGGTGCTGCGTAATCCGCTATCGCAGCGTTCCAGTTCCTGCATAATGATGCCGTAGCTGATCTGGTCCAATCCAGGGCCACCATATTCGTGCGGGATGTAAGGCCCGAACGCCCCGATCTCTCCCAAACCGGGAAGCAGATGTCGCGGGAACTCCGCTTTCTGCGCATATTCCTCAATAATGGGAGAAACGTTCTGCTTTACCCACGAGCGCACCGTTTCGCGGATGAGTTTGTGCTCATCTGTAAGCAGTTCATCCACCAAATAATAGTCGTGTCCTTGATATCTGTCGTCAGCCATGTTATTTATGATCAGGTGGCCAAAATTAGAAAAAGCCGATGGGGAAAATCTGTCAATAAGAAGGCAACCCTTACCGATTGAACCTGTTTGGCAGGTGAACCTTTGGTTGATTTGTCCGTAATGCGGCCTTTCCAATTAAAGCTGACATTTATTTTAGCCCAAAATCAAAACCTCATAATTGCATGAAGAAGAAATTTACCCTTGCTCTCTCGATCTTGTTGATGACCGGAATGGTCTATGACTACAGTTTCAGATCGGCACACACAAACCCCAATGCGGCTCCCGCAGGAAATACCGGTTCGCCCGGAGATGGTGGAAATACCTGTGCCAGAAGTGGATGTCACTCAGGTGGACCGGCTGCAACAAATCAGACCGTTACCTTGACCGGTATTCCTACAACAGGTTACGTGGCCGAGCAGACCTACAACATGACCATCACGATGTCCAACGGAGGTAGCATTTTCGGGTTTTCACTTTCTCCGCAAACGCAGCAGGGTGCTTTGGTGGGTACATTGACCGCGTCCATGTCAGGAACAACCCTCAACGGTGGTTCCAAATATCTTACCCAGCTCATTACCGGAACATTCGGTTCTGGAGGTACAAAGACCTACACGTTCGATTGGACCGCACCACAGGCCGGAACAGGTGATGTGACCTTCTACGGTTCGTTCAACTTTGCAAACGGTAACGGGAGTAGCAGCGGAGACGTGATTCTGCCGCAGACGTTCACTTTCAGCGAAAGTTCCGTTGGCATCAGCGAAGCGCAGCTGGAAGCACTCTCAGTTTACCCGAACCCGGTAGTGGACGAGATCCATGTGGCAGCAAAGGATGTGGATGAGGAGATCATGATCACCTTGTATGATGTGCAGGGAAGAAAAGTGATCGAGGAGAAGCATAAAGGAGTTGCTGACATCAAGATCGATGTCCGTGCCAAGAGCCTGAACACAGGTGTTTACCTGATGCGTTTGGAAGCAGGCGGCAACACCACCGTCAAGAAACTGATGGTGAAATAAGTGATAGAAATTGCAAAACGAAGAAGGTGCTTAACGGCACCTTTTTTGTTTTTTAGCGGCATGACCCAAATGGCTTCCTCAAGCTTGGTTTCCTCTCTAAAACGTTGGTTTTTCGGTGCTGTGGCATTGCTCGGTTTCGCAGCTTCGCAACAGTTGGAGGCGCAAACGGTTTACAGCAGCGACAGCAGTTCGGTCTCGTTCTTTTCGCACACACCGTTGGAAGACATCAAGGCGGTGAACCATGCCTCCACGGCCATGATTGAGATGATGTCGCAGGTGGTGAAGATCCAGGTTCCTGTGGCCGCATTCCAATTTGAGAATCATTTGATGCAGGAGCATTTCAACGAAGGTTATCTGGAGCCGCAGAAATTTCAGTACGCCACTTTCCGTGGGAAACTTTCCGATTCGCTCGACCTTTCCATCGACACGGTTTACATGGTTCAGGCAACGGGAATGTTGAGCTTGCATGGCTTGGACAGGGCACACACATTCGTTGGGAAGATCGTCTGTCAGGACAGCATTGCCCAACTCACATCAGGTTTTGAACTGGTGCTGGCCGATCACGAAGTGAAAGTACCCGGAGCCGTGTTCGACAACATCGCCAAGCTGGTCAAGGTCGATGTCTATTTCCGCATGCATCCTTTCCGAAAGGAGGAGTAACCCTTCATTGTATCTTTATCTACCGTTGGCGTGCATTGAAAATGAAGCATCGAAAACTCATAGCCGACCTTATCGGAATAGCTGTTAGTTTCCTAATCATTGAGGAAACTCTTCGGTTTTTGACGTCTGACTTCGGGATATCCCTAATCCCTGGTTGGCACACGACAATTTATCCGCGAAATTGGAATCTGATGGCGGGAACGTTTATCCTTCTCGCATTGACATATTTGATATGGAAACTTGTGAAGGTGATGAGAAGTCTGGCCTTAAAGCTCATCGACAGACTTTCTGGAAACGACACGACTGGAACGAATTGAAAAAGAAAGAAACCACGACACGCCAACACCCGCTAAAATCTAATGCTTGCGACAGTACGTCAGTCAGTCTCAGTTTCGTTCTGTAACGTTACCGTATCTCGAAAACTAAGTAGTTTCAAAACGCCATACTTTTAGGCGCACCGTTGGCACCAATTTGAAATGACCGTCACTTATCTGTCATGAAATCGGAAAAAGCTGAACGCAGTTCTGATAATTGGTATCCTACTATCATTGGGGCCTTGGCTCGTTATTTTCCCGACACTCATGTTACTGACAACGGAAATGACCTGACGACAACTCTGATGATTTTGAGTTTTGGTGCTATCGGTGTAACAGTTCTTGTTGCGCTGACAAGTTTGCTTCTCAAACCAAAAGAGACGCTGAAGCCACATTCTGACTACGAACTGAAGGTGAATTCAAACAAAGAGATACTGAAAATCAAAAAGGTAACCGACATCCGATTTGCTGGTAACTTTCTGACAAACCCTACCCTTGACATGACCTTGGAAATTGACAATTCCGAAGCCTTTAAATTGCTGACAGGGAAAACGATTCAACCACTGTCGGTAAAGGTTGAAAAAAGGGACACGTCCTTCCTTGAAGAAAGCCCAAAAGAATGGTTTGACGACTTAATGCATATGGCATGGTCAGCGTCCTGAAAAGAAAGAAAAACTGGTGCCAACACCCGCTAAATCTAATTCTTGTGACGGTGCGTCAGTCGGTCTCAGTTTCGTTCTGCGCTGTCCGTGCATGGCGGCAGGAGGGCAGTTTCTAACGCATTATCTTTATCTACCGTTGGCGGCAATATGAAAAACCAAAACGACAGATAGTATTTCTCATCAAGTGACAGAACTTAAACTACATAAGACAACAACGAAAGGACTGAAAATTATCGGGATTTCTATTCCATTTGTTGTTATCGGGGTTTGGATGATAACACAAGAGCCAGCAGGGACAACGAATTACATAATGGGTTGGCTTTGTACTTCTTTTTTTGGACTCGGAATACCAGTGGGAATTTTCCAATCATTTGATAGACGACCGCAAATTATCCTAAATGAAATCGGGATTTGGGACAGGACGACAAACCAAGACCAAATTAAATGGGAACAGATTATAGACGCGTATCCTCTCGACATATTTGGACAGAAATTTATCTCAATAGTATCAGACGACACTTTCGTTTTTAAGAAAAAGCCCTACAACTGGGCTTCTAAGATTAACAAAGAAATCGGTGCTCAAAATCTAAACCTTCATTTAGGACAAATCAATATTGACGAGCACAAACTGACTGAACTGATTAAAAGTTTGGCGAAAGCCGAAAAGGGAGACAGAAAAAAAATTCTTCAGTCGTTTAAGATTAGAAAAAGTGGTTTATCCTTTAAAAGTTTTACCAAAATCCTACTTTATATCTCAATCTCGGTTGCTTTACTCTTATTGTCCTTGACAGGCATTGCTGCTTTTATGACAATAATGATAATTATGGGTTTAGGTGCCATAACAGCTCGTTGGTATTGGGGAAGCACTGAGAAATCTCTAATAAGAAAATATGCAGGAATAATTACTTGGTTTGGTTTGGTAAATATGGTCTTGTGTTTAGCGACTTTAAAAACTTACGACTATGTTTCCGAAAGTGCAGGAAGAAAATTGTCACAGCAAATTGACCACTTCAAAAAAGTTAACTCTTCTTATCCAACTGACTTCAACGCAATTAAAGAAAATTCAGACTTGAACCTGGTAGAAGGGATTTTTGCAAATAGAGTGCAATACGAAGTAAACGACAACAACTACGAATTACGGACTATCAATTTGTTGAATAAGGAAAGGACATATGACAAAGACTTGGAAGAATGGAATTAAAAAAAATACTGCCGCCAACAAAACCTATAA includes the following:
- a CDS encoding T9SS type A sorting domain-containing protein, which gives rise to MKKKFTLALSILLMTGMVYDYSFRSAHTNPNAAPAGNTGSPGDGGNTCARSGCHSGGPAATNQTVTLTGIPTTGYVAEQTYNMTITMSNGGSIFGFSLSPQTQQGALVGTLTASMSGTTLNGGSKYLTQLITGTFGSGGTKTYTFDWTAPQAGTGDVTFYGSFNFANGNGSSSGDVILPQTFTFSESSVGISEAQLEALSVYPNPVVDEIHVAAKDVDEEIMITLYDVQGRKVIEEKHKGVADIKIDVRAKSLNTGVYLMRLEAGGNTTVKKLMVK
- a CDS encoding YceI family protein, whose amino-acid sequence is MASSSLVSSLKRWFFGAVALLGFAASQQLEAQTVYSSDSSSVSFFSHTPLEDIKAVNHASTAMIEMMSQVVKIQVPVAAFQFENHLMQEHFNEGYLEPQKFQYATFRGKLSDSLDLSIDTVYMVQATGMLSLHGLDRAHTFVGKIVCQDSIAQLTSGFELVLADHEVKVPGAVFDNIAKLVKVDVYFRMHPFRKEE
- a CDS encoding acyl-CoA dehydrogenase; translated protein: MADDRYQGHDYYLVDELLTDEHKLIRETVRSWVKQNVSPIIEEYAQKAEFPRHLLPGLGEIGAFGPYIPHEYGGPGLDQISYGIIMQELERCDSGLRSTASVQSSLVMFPIWSYATESQKQKWLPRLATGELLGCFGLTEPDHGSNPAGMVTNFKDAGDHVILNGAKMWISNAPFADIAVVWAKDEEGTIRGLVVERGMEGFSTPTTHGKWSLRASATGELVFDNVKVPKENVFPEIRGLKGPLSCLNSARYGIAWGALGAALDCYDTALRYSKERIQFGKPIGSFQLQQKKLAEMITEITKAQLLVWRLGVLKNEHRASPQQISMAKRNNVEIALRTAREARQMLGGMGITGEYPIMRHMMNLESVVTYEGTHDIHLLITGMDVTGFNAFGG
- a CDS encoding RecX family transcriptional regulator, which translates into the protein METERSTLLEKLRKYCAYQERSHADVTQKMWDLKVPMEWRDEFILSLMKENFLNEERFARAFVRGKFNIKKWGRIKIIQGLKQHQVGSKCIQLALTEIDEDRYLQTLQETIELKRSDLKEKNPWKRKSAIYRFATQRGFEPSLINEILSQ
- a CDS encoding MFS transporter, which encodes MENKRALSLLFASHVISSFAQGITMMAIPWYFATIVHESVVFGKVLAVATFISIFWSLFAGTLIDRYPRKNIFWIASIVGFVVLGGAGMYGQQMQEMPLWLVGFVFVFTFFGFNIHYPNLYAFSQQLAARGDYGRVNSMIEVLGQSTNVLSGALGAILLTGTDGGSLDILGFQVVFPFEIARWRIWEIFLLDASTYAIAACIIPFIKYVDANPLPIDMERVVERFKRGWRFLLLNRELLIFGLATYSIFVVLLVEVQYLLPIFVDNQLEAGADVYASSEVYFALGSLAAGFLIQKLTRNFAPAKTILMMMLVAGSSFVLVAFSKSIIGFYLFSALIGFTNAGTRITRVTFLFNHVPNNIIGRANSIFYVYNITGRGLLLTLFALPFFSASNNIIWAYVISGSFILVSVIPLMMILGRLEAMRIRTE